From a single Planctellipticum variicoloris genomic region:
- a CDS encoding PEP-CTERM sorting domain-containing protein produces the protein MRRAIGGLIAMLFIAIGGEARATIVFEYNGGSGNHYNLIGNGSSPLISDGPVVEGYVNMMNPNVNAVVDIGSVDATLSLKIEGGQAMITEISSQGGGPNQMFFSSVYFMPHAANDRSPDYVPMFSFSDLEFELGFNPSTGPDGSKIKITVNYGATGVATFEKPQPFEQPARFRIIGNAGEQITKVTVESLIPGITPGTFVTGKYLSEIKQIRLGGVNTTDSTIDDQGDIVPEPTSLALAGFAGIGMAVSALRRRRQAKTQVA, from the coding sequence ATGAGACGGGCCATTGGGGGATTGATTGCGATGCTATTCATCGCGATCGGCGGCGAGGCGCGTGCGACAATCGTTTTCGAATACAACGGCGGGTCGGGCAACCACTACAACCTGATAGGTAACGGATCAAGCCCACTGATCTCTGACGGGCCGGTCGTTGAAGGTTACGTGAACATGATGAACCCGAATGTGAACGCAGTTGTCGACATCGGAAGCGTCGATGCCACTCTAAGCCTGAAGATTGAAGGTGGGCAGGCGATGATTACCGAGATCAGCTCTCAGGGGGGAGGACCAAATCAGATGTTCTTCAGCAGCGTGTATTTTATGCCCCACGCCGCGAATGACCGGAGCCCAGATTACGTCCCGATGTTCTCGTTCAGCGATCTTGAATTTGAGCTCGGATTCAATCCTTCGACCGGCCCGGATGGGTCCAAGATCAAGATCACCGTCAATTACGGTGCGACAGGCGTTGCGACGTTCGAGAAACCGCAGCCGTTCGAACAGCCGGCACGATTTCGCATCATTGGCAATGCCGGCGAGCAGATTACGAAAGTCACTGTTGAATCACTCATCCCAGGAATAACGCCCGGAACATTCGTCACTGGTAAGTACCTTTCAGAAATCAAGCAGATTCGTTTGGGAGGCGTTAACACCACCGATTCAACGATCGATGACCAAGGCGACATCGTCCCCGAACCGACTTCCCTTGCCCTTGCCGGTTTCGCCGGGATCGGGATGGCGGTCAGCGCCCTGCGTCGCCGTCGTCAGGCAAAAACGCAAGTCGCGTAG
- a CDS encoding TadE/TadG family type IV pilus assembly protein: MRTMKHLPPRPPIQGRPREGAAMVEMAVVLPVFVLLLMGVIEFGRGMMVSNMVVNAAREATRMAVLTGSTNTEVTSGVTSFLQQSLSVSPGDVTTTITITPATGNPDPNNSLASSNSRDLITVTVQVPFSKVSLLPPSYMKNTLIKGQSAMRHE, from the coding sequence ATGCGGACTATGAAACATTTGCCACCCCGCCCTCCCATCCAGGGTCGCCCGCGCGAAGGCGCCGCGATGGTCGAAATGGCCGTGGTGCTGCCGGTGTTCGTCCTGCTGCTGATGGGCGTCATCGAGTTCGGCCGCGGCATGATGGTCTCGAACATGGTCGTTAACGCCGCACGCGAAGCGACGCGCATGGCGGTCCTGACCGGTTCGACCAACACCGAAGTCACCTCCGGCGTCACGTCCTTCTTGCAGCAGAGTCTGAGCGTCTCGCCGGGCGACGTCACGACGACGATCACGATCACGCCGGCGACCGGCAACCCGGATCCGAACAACAGCCTGGCGTCATCGAACAGCCGGGACCTGATCACGGTCACCGTCCAGGTCCCCTTCAGCAAAGTCTCGCTGCTGCCGCCCAGCTACATGAAGAACACGCTCATCAAGGGCCAGAGCGCCATGCGTCACGAGTAA
- a CDS encoding pilus assembly protein TadG-related protein: protein MRRMIPGSPRNASRARSRRSGNIVVLTALLITFLFALVAFAVDLGYVSRTKTQLQSAVDGSALAAAIELGDGLGFGPKLTPSTAAAFGRTAATYVADKNPNGDQNSTTIQTATDMQFGQYDWNAASGTWEKRWDATPYNLVKVTVRRDGAGSKGSGPLPLLFAPVIGYKYSNLNETAYAALRVGVGIQLKPGSGLTADVLPIALDLGSWNNLMAGIGSDIYAFNTTTKAISSGSDGVKEIDLYPYGVNSLPPGNRGTVDLGDPNNSTADLKRQILHGLNETDLSYFGGKLTTDNGPLYINGDTGISAGIKADLEAIKGQPRLIPLFTAVSGPGNNATYTIVKFVPIRILYVQLTGSNKRVIVQPCPFVSHAVIPGNAPIAVDSYFTPPRLVK, encoded by the coding sequence ATGCGTCGAATGATCCCCGGTTCGCCACGCAACGCGTCGCGCGCCCGGTCCCGCCGGTCCGGAAACATCGTGGTTCTGACCGCGCTGCTGATCACGTTCCTCTTTGCCCTGGTGGCGTTCGCCGTCGATCTGGGATACGTCTCGCGGACAAAGACGCAACTGCAATCGGCAGTGGATGGTTCCGCGCTGGCTGCGGCGATCGAACTGGGGGACGGCCTTGGTTTTGGCCCAAAGCTGACGCCGTCGACGGCGGCGGCGTTCGGGCGGACGGCTGCCACATACGTTGCCGACAAGAATCCCAACGGGGACCAGAACAGCACGACGATTCAGACCGCGACCGACATGCAGTTTGGTCAGTACGACTGGAATGCCGCTTCCGGCACGTGGGAAAAGAGGTGGGACGCCACGCCCTACAATCTGGTCAAGGTGACCGTCCGCCGCGATGGCGCCGGGTCCAAGGGAAGCGGCCCGCTGCCGCTGCTGTTCGCGCCGGTCATCGGCTACAAGTATTCGAATCTGAACGAGACTGCCTATGCCGCGCTGCGGGTCGGCGTCGGGATCCAGCTCAAGCCCGGCAGCGGACTGACCGCCGATGTGCTGCCGATTGCGCTCGATCTGGGGAGTTGGAACAACCTGATGGCGGGAATCGGCAGCGACATTTACGCGTTCAATACGACGACAAAAGCGATTTCCTCCGGTTCGGATGGCGTCAAGGAGATCGATCTGTATCCATACGGCGTCAACTCCCTTCCGCCCGGCAATCGGGGTACGGTGGACCTCGGCGACCCCAACAACAGTACCGCGGATCTGAAACGCCAGATTCTGCATGGACTCAACGAAACGGACTTGTCGTACTTCGGCGGCAAGCTGACGACCGACAACGGACCGCTCTACATCAACGGCGACACCGGCATCAGCGCCGGCATCAAGGCGGATCTGGAGGCGATCAAGGGGCAGCCGCGACTGATTCCGCTGTTCACGGCAGTCTCCGGCCCAGGGAACAACGCGACGTACACGATCGTGAAGTTTGTTCCCATCCGCATTCTCTACGTGCAGTTAACGGGCAGTAACAAACGAGTCATCGTGCAGCCGTGTCCGTTCGTCAGCCACGCGGTCATTCCGGGCAACGCGCCGATCGCCGTCGACAGTTACTTCACGCCGCCGCGGCTGGTGAAGTAA
- a CDS encoding ArsR/SmtB family transcription factor, which yields MDQDTFQAQSCADQLKALSEPLRLRIVDVLRHGEMTVGDIAEFLEAEVVTVSHHLGILKHAHLVTVRREGRFMVYSLRKDLLEQASGRAKQFLNLGCCRIEVPETKPE from the coding sequence GTGGATCAAGATACCTTCCAGGCGCAGTCCTGCGCCGACCAGCTCAAGGCTCTCAGCGAACCGCTGCGGCTGCGGATCGTCGATGTCCTCCGCCACGGCGAAATGACCGTCGGCGATATCGCCGAGTTTCTCGAAGCCGAGGTCGTCACCGTCTCGCACCACCTCGGCATCCTGAAGCACGCCCACCTCGTGACCGTCCGCCGGGAAGGCCGCTTCATGGTCTACAGCCTGCGGAAGGATCTGCTGGAACAGGCCTCCGGACGCGCGAAGCAGTTCCTCAATCTCGGCTGCTGCCGGATCGAAGTTCCCGAGACGAAGCCCGAATAG